Below is a genomic region from Methanolobus sediminis.
ATATTATCGAACTTACCGGAAAGGTGCGGATAAAAGATTCTTTCATTGCCGAGGAAATTAGAGACAGTGATGTCCCTGTATGCACGTATATCAGTGCATTTCTTGCTGGATATATATCAGAGTGCCTTAAAAAAGCAGTTCAGGTACGTGAATCCAGGTGTAAAAGTATGGGTAATGAAGACTGTGAGCATGTAATTTCGCCTGCTTCCTCAGGTGTGAAAATTGAGCACGTCCTCAGGGGAGAGTTACATTGATACGGCAACCTAATGCAATCCTCGGTAACGACCGATTGCTTGTTACAATGGGTAAGAAAGGTGAAATATTTGGGTTTTACTACCCTGGAAGAGATTTTGCTCAACATGTGGAAGACTCTCAATCATGTTTATACGATGGTAAAGGTCTCATCTGGTCTAATGCCCGTGAATGGGTTGCTGATCAAAAATACATCGAAAACACAAATGTGGTCAGTACAGAACTTACACATTCAAACGGTCTTAAAATGAACATACTCGATTATGTTCATCCCAAACTGCCGGTATTGGTACGGAAATATAAAATAAGCTCTCAGAAAAAATTTACTGGTAAATTCTTCTATTACTCCAATTTCCAGGTTGGAGAAATGAAAAAGAAGAACTCTGCATTCTGTGATCATGATTCCGGGCTTGTGGCGCAGTACTGGAAGAACTATTACATCGGAATCAGCTCAACTCCCGTATTCAAAGAATGGCAGATAGGAAAAGCAATGGACACAATATGGTGGACAAATGCCAAATATGATATGGAAGACGGAGAGCTACAGAAAAACAATGAAGATATTGGTAACTTAAATTGTGCCATTGGATGGGACATTGATATTGATGCATCAAAAACAGCTGAATTCACAGTGTATATAGGTGCAGCCTCCAGACGACCTTCACTATACAAGAGAATGAGGGAGATTCAGACGGAAACTCCTGAAAGCATATACAATGATGTGCAGGAAAAATGGATCAAATGGCTCTCCAGAAAAAAACTACTGGAACTTCCTGATTATCTTGGTTTTGATACATTTAAGCAGGACATGCAAAAAGCATTCAACAGGTCATTATTAACACTTAGTTTGCTCAATGATCCCAGTAAAGGTTCGTTTGTAGCTGCTCCTGAATTCGATCATGAATTTGAAATGTGTGGAGGTTACGGATACTGCTGGAACAGAGACAGCGCAGAGATAGTGCTGTCACTGCTAAAGTCGGAATATCCGGAATATTGCTCGCGGTTCTTTAATTGGTGTAAAAACACCCAGATGCACGATGGTTCATGGTTCCAGCGTTACTGGCTTGACGGGAATACGGCACCTTCCTGGGGAAATTTTAGCTTTTCAACACAGATCGATGAAACTGGCAGCACCATATTTGCAATGGACCAGTACTATCGTACACTCCAACATCCTGTCAGGGAGGAGTTTCTTGATAGTGTATGGGCTACCGTGTTAAGTGCTGCTGAATATCTCATGAGGAGAACAGCTGAAGGTGTGCACGATCCCTGTATATGCCTATGGGAAACACATACAGGAATCTTTACTTATACCAATGCTGCTATTTATGCCGGTCTTTTAGGCGCTGCCAACATGGCAATAGACTATAATGAAAAAGGACTGGCTGACAGATGGACAGAAAGAGCTGAGTTCATCAAGAAAACCACCATTGAAAGATTCTGGCTTGATGAAGGATATTTTGCAAGGGGAATAACCAATGGACAGTTGGATACTGCAATTGATGCAAGTATCATAGGTACTTTTGTTCCTTTTGGAATGCTTGCACCTGAAGTTCCAAAAGAAAAAGAAATGATAAAATCCATCATTGAAAACATAGAGAAGCAGCTAAGGGTTCCGGTTAGTGATCATTTCGGTATCAAACGATATGTTGATGATAATTACATTGAAGGGAATCCATGGATAGTTACAACCCTCTGGCTTTCAAAAGCAATGCTTGAAATGGCATTCATTATTGATCCTAACTTAGGGGAAACTGAGAACAGGGAACATAGGAAATTCACACATGATGCGTTAAAGTACATCCAGTGGTCACTCAAAGGAACAACTGGTGCTGGTATGCTTCCCGAACAGGTCAATAAGTATACAGGCCGTCCTGCATGGGCTATCCCGCTCTGCTGGAGCTGTGCACTTATG
It encodes:
- a CDS encoding glycoside hydrolase family 15 protein, which encodes MIRQPNAILGNDRLLVTMGKKGEIFGFYYPGRDFAQHVEDSQSCLYDGKGLIWSNAREWVADQKYIENTNVVSTELTHSNGLKMNILDYVHPKLPVLVRKYKISSQKKFTGKFFYYSNFQVGEMKKKNSAFCDHDSGLVAQYWKNYYIGISSTPVFKEWQIGKAMDTIWWTNAKYDMEDGELQKNNEDIGNLNCAIGWDIDIDASKTAEFTVYIGAASRRPSLYKRMREIQTETPESIYNDVQEKWIKWLSRKKLLELPDYLGFDTFKQDMQKAFNRSLLTLSLLNDPSKGSFVAAPEFDHEFEMCGGYGYCWNRDSAEIVLSLLKSEYPEYCSRFFNWCKNTQMHDGSWFQRYWLDGNTAPSWGNFSFSTQIDETGSTIFAMDQYYRTLQHPVREEFLDSVWATVLSAAEYLMRRTAEGVHDPCICLWETHTGIFTYTNAAIYAGLLGAANMAIDYNEKGLADRWTERAEFIKKTTIERFWLDEGYFARGITNGQLDTAIDASIIGTFVPFGMLAPEVPKEKEMIKSIIENIEKQLRVPVSDHFGIKRYVDDNYIEGNPWIVTTLWLSKAMLEMAFIIDPNLGETENREHRKFTHDALKYIQWSLKGTTGAGMLPEQVNKYTGRPAWAIPLCWSCALMLDNILLLDKIERKLNSSKEREHTGITHDIFRLS